Proteins encoded in a region of the bacterium (Candidatus Blackallbacteria) CG13_big_fil_rev_8_21_14_2_50_49_14 genome:
- a CDS encoding indole-3-glycerol phosphate synthase — translation MSVLTKIATATRARIAHEKTLLPLAELQARLSETRQPQDFAAHFSQPGFQVIAEVKLASPSQGDIAPQLSPTEVAADYLRHGATALSVLTEPEFFKGQLDYLSTIRAAQPQAPLLMKDFILDPYQLYQARIAGADACLLIVAMLESSVLKELHAQALALGLTPLVEVHNAEELTQAASLKPRLLGVNNRDLKTLKTRLETSKELAPLAPAGVPLICESGLVTGQDLKQAQSWGYHGFLIGTSLMRTGQPGQALAHLLKEAHHA, via the coding sequence ATGAGTGTCTTGACAAAAATCGCCACGGCCACCCGTGCACGTATCGCCCATGAAAAAACCCTACTGCCCCTGGCAGAGCTGCAGGCCCGTCTCTCAGAAACACGTCAGCCCCAAGATTTTGCCGCTCATTTTAGCCAACCCGGCTTTCAGGTCATTGCCGAAGTCAAACTGGCAAGCCCCTCACAGGGAGACATTGCTCCCCAACTGTCTCCTACAGAGGTAGCGGCCGATTATCTCAGGCATGGCGCCACAGCCCTTTCCGTTCTGACCGAACCTGAATTTTTTAAAGGCCAACTGGACTACCTCAGCACCATCAGAGCCGCCCAGCCCCAAGCACCGCTGCTGATGAAGGATTTTATCCTGGACCCCTACCAACTCTATCAAGCGCGCATCGCAGGTGCCGATGCCTGTCTTCTGATTGTGGCCATGCTCGAAAGTTCTGTTTTAAAAGAACTGCATGCCCAGGCCCTGGCGTTGGGCCTGACCCCCCTGGTCGAAGTGCACAATGCCGAGGAACTGACCCAGGCCGCCAGCCTCAAACCGCGTCTACTCGGCGTGAATAACCGCGATCTCAAAACCCTCAAAACCCGCCTGGAAACCTCAAAGGAACTGGCCCCACTGGCTCCAGCGGGGGTTCCCCTGATCTGCGAAAGTGGCCTGGTAACGGGTCAGGATCTCAAACAGGCACAAAGCTGGGGCTATCACGGTTTTTTAATTGGCACCTCGCTGATGCGTACGGGGCAACCTGGGCAGGCCCTGGCCCACTTGCTGAAAGAGGCCCACCATGCTTGA
- a CDS encoding phosphoribosylanthranilate isomerase gives MLEKIRVKICGLTRLEDAQEAAELGAFALGFVFYPPSPRAIAPEAAASIISALPTAPWKVGVFVNQDFETLARTASNTGLSHLQLHGHESPELCEKLQAEGFQIIKALRPRSEADWAPWLDFPFLLLLDTAIPGVWGGSGQTGDWDLAAQIARQRPILLAGGLTPENSLAAQATVQPWALDLSSGVEARPGEKDPAKLQALFQTLNTSVFASERNPSP, from the coding sequence ATGCTTGAAAAGATCCGCGTTAAAATCTGTGGGCTGACCCGCCTGGAGGACGCCCAAGAGGCCGCTGAACTGGGTGCTTTTGCGCTGGGCTTTGTTTTTTACCCCCCCAGTCCACGGGCTATCGCCCCCGAAGCCGCAGCCAGCATCATCTCGGCCTTGCCCACTGCACCTTGGAAAGTAGGTGTTTTTGTCAATCAAGACTTCGAAACCCTGGCCCGGACAGCTTCAAACACAGGGCTCAGCCATCTGCAATTGCACGGCCATGAATCCCCTGAACTCTGTGAAAAACTTCAGGCCGAAGGCTTTCAAATTATCAAGGCCTTGCGCCCCCGTTCAGAAGCAGATTGGGCTCCCTGGCTGGACTTCCCTTTTCTGCTTTTGCTGGATACCGCCATCCCCGGCGTTTGGGGCGGCAGCGGCCAAACCGGAGATTGGGATCTGGCGGCCCAGATCGCACGACAAAGACCGATTCTCTTAGCCGGAGGGCTCACGCCCGAAAATAGCCTGGCCGCTCAAGCAACCGTTCAACCTTGGGCCCTGGATCTTTCCAGCGGGGTAGAAGCCCGTCCAGGCGAAAAAGATCCCGCCAAACTGCAGGCCCTGTTTCAAACCCTCAACACTTCTGTATTTGCAAGCGAAAGGAATCCTTCACCATGA
- the trpB gene encoding tryptophan synthase subunit beta, translated as MSNPLLPAFEPLKTGGYFGHFGGQYIPETLMAPIQELEKAWNEARQDPAFQAELADLLRHYVGRPTPVYEARNLSQALGGARIFLKREDLNHTGAHKINNSLGQALLAKRMGKTRIIAETGAGQHGVASATVAALLGLNCRVYMGSVDMARQALNVYRMRLLGAEVFAVDSGTATLKDAINEAMRDWVSHVEDTFYLLGSALGPHPYPDMVATFQSVIGREARAQILEQTGKLPDEVVACVGGGSNAIGIFRGFLQDAEVQLTGIEAGGRSLEPGQHAARFSGGSPGVLHGSETFVLQNPDGQILETHSVSAGLDYPAVGPEHADLQERGRARYFSASDAEALEAFHRLARSEGILPALESSHALAYVLKQAPTLRPDQILLVNLSGRGDKDVHQLYQQEQNA; from the coding sequence ATGAGCAACCCGCTTCTGCCCGCCTTCGAACCCCTCAAAACCGGAGGTTATTTCGGCCATTTTGGCGGACAATATATCCCAGAAACCCTGATGGCGCCCATTCAGGAACTCGAAAAAGCCTGGAACGAAGCCCGGCAAGACCCAGCCTTTCAAGCCGAATTGGCCGATTTACTGCGCCATTATGTAGGCCGCCCCACCCCTGTTTATGAAGCCCGCAATCTCAGCCAGGCCCTTGGGGGCGCACGGATTTTTCTCAAGCGGGAAGATCTCAACCATACCGGTGCCCACAAGATCAACAATTCCTTGGGCCAGGCCCTGCTCGCCAAACGCATGGGCAAAACCCGTATCATCGCAGAGACAGGCGCGGGCCAGCACGGGGTGGCCAGTGCCACGGTAGCGGCTTTGCTGGGTCTGAACTGCCGTGTGTATATGGGGTCGGTCGATATGGCCCGCCAGGCCTTGAATGTTTACCGCATGCGTTTATTGGGGGCCGAAGTCTTTGCCGTAGACAGCGGAACCGCCACACTGAAGGATGCGATCAATGAGGCCATGCGCGATTGGGTCAGCCATGTCGAAGACACCTTTTATCTGCTCGGATCCGCTCTTGGCCCCCATCCTTATCCAGATATGGTCGCCACCTTTCAATCCGTGATTGGCCGCGAAGCCCGCGCCCAAATCCTTGAGCAGACAGGCAAACTTCCCGATGAAGTGGTGGCCTGCGTAGGCGGCGGCAGCAACGCCATCGGCATTTTCAGAGGATTTTTGCAAGATGCAGAGGTTCAACTGACAGGCATCGAAGCCGGTGGCCGCAGTCTGGAACCCGGTCAACATGCCGCCCGCTTCAGTGGGGGCAGCCCAGGGGTATTACACGGCAGTGAGACCTTCGTGCTCCAGAACCCAGATGGCCAAATTCTGGAGACCCACAGTGTCTCTGCGGGTTTAGACTATCCTGCCGTCGGGCCGGAACACGCAGATTTACAGGAACGGGGAAGAGCCCGCTATTTTTCAGCCAGTGACGCCGAAGCACTCGAAGCCTTTCATCGTCTCGCCCGCAGCGAAGGCATCCTGCCCGCACTCGAAAGTTCACATGCTCTGGCCTATGTGCTTAAACAAGCTCCCACCCTGCGCCCCGATCAAATCCTGCTCGTCAATCTCTCAGGCCGGGGAGACAAGGACGTGCACCAACTCTACCAACAGGAGCAAAACGCATGA
- a CDS encoding tryptophan synthase subunit alpha: MKTIHQTLMACRAEGRSALIPYLTAGVPDLKTSARLLHALAKSGADLIELGVPFSDPVADGPVIQKASEKALAQGVNLSQILDLVAQVRSEGLDTPLILFSYYNPIYHLGLENFVKRAQEAGVSGTLIVDLLPETAGRYLHALEGSALETVFLAAPTTAPERLAAIDQASSACIYYVSRTGVTGTREQVHTDLPATLATLKNQVKNPIIVGFGISKPEHVATLKGAAEGIVVGSALMAALDTAKGPDQAVEIASALIRSLKHPLEEN; the protein is encoded by the coding sequence ATGAAAACCATACACCAAACCCTGATGGCCTGCCGTGCCGAAGGCCGCAGCGCGCTGATCCCCTACCTGACAGCAGGGGTGCCTGATCTGAAAACCAGTGCCCGACTGCTTCACGCCCTGGCCAAAAGTGGTGCCGACCTGATTGAACTGGGCGTGCCTTTTTCAGACCCCGTGGCCGATGGCCCCGTGATTCAAAAAGCCTCCGAAAAAGCCCTGGCCCAAGGCGTCAACCTCAGCCAAATCCTGGATTTGGTTGCCCAAGTGCGAAGCGAGGGGCTTGATACCCCACTGATTCTCTTCAGCTACTACAACCCGATCTACCACCTGGGCCTTGAAAACTTTGTCAAACGCGCCCAAGAAGCGGGGGTCAGTGGCACCCTGATCGTCGATTTGCTGCCCGAAACCGCAGGACGCTATTTACACGCTCTGGAAGGAAGCGCTCTGGAAACCGTTTTTCTGGCTGCCCCCACCACAGCCCCGGAACGGCTGGCAGCCATTGACCAGGCCTCAAGTGCCTGCATTTATTATGTTTCCCGTACCGGAGTTACCGGTACCCGCGAACAGGTTCATACGGATTTACCCGCCACCCTGGCAACCCTCAAAAACCAGGTCAAAAACCCGATCATCGTGGGCTTTGGAATTTCCAAGCCCGAACACGTGGCCACGCTCAAGGGCGCGGCCGAAGGAATTGTCGTCGGCAGTGCCCTGATGGCCGCCCTGGATACGGCAAAAGGCCCGGATCAGGCCGTAGAAATAGCCTCTGCATTGATCCGCTCACTCAAACACCCCCTGGAGGAAAATTAA
- the aroF gene encoding 3-deoxy-7-phosphoheptulonate synthase, producing MLVMMRKNHSPEELNGLLKKIEKLGYTAHVLPGEHSLAVGITGNHSSVDREILNQMPGVREVIPVSSPYKLAGRSFHPEDSIFEIGPARFGSSECVIMAGPCAVESEEQTVRLAHAVKAGGAQILRGGAYKPRTSPYAFQGLGIDGLKILATARAETGLPVISEALDLPSLEAVYEYADIIQIGTRNMQNFSLLKAASQLDKPVLLKRGLSATIDEWLMAAEYLLAGGNERVILCERGLRHYDPHTRNLLDLGAVLAVRKLSHLPIVVDPSHSLGHKSMVVPASRAAVAIGAHGLLVDVHDRPQEALCDGPQAISPEMFSAMVKTLRQIEAVLQTPEG from the coding sequence ATGTTGGTCATGATGCGTAAAAACCACAGCCCCGAAGAACTGAATGGACTGCTGAAAAAAATTGAAAAGCTGGGCTATACCGCCCATGTACTTCCTGGCGAACACAGCCTGGCAGTCGGCATTACCGGCAATCACAGCAGTGTGGATCGCGAAATTCTCAATCAAATGCCCGGAGTACGTGAAGTGATCCCTGTTTCCAGCCCCTATAAACTGGCAGGACGCAGTTTTCACCCCGAAGACAGTATCTTTGAGATTGGCCCTGCCCGCTTTGGCAGTTCTGAATGCGTGATCATGGCGGGCCCCTGCGCCGTTGAAAGTGAAGAACAGACCGTGCGTTTGGCCCATGCGGTGAAAGCAGGCGGTGCTCAAATTTTACGGGGAGGGGCCTATAAACCCCGCACCTCACCCTACGCCTTTCAGGGTTTGGGCATTGATGGGCTCAAAATCTTAGCCACCGCCCGAGCAGAAACAGGATTGCCTGTGATCAGCGAAGCTTTGGATTTGCCCAGCCTGGAAGCCGTTTATGAATACGCCGACATTATTCAGATTGGCACCCGCAATATGCAGAATTTTTCCCTGCTCAAGGCTGCCAGTCAGCTCGACAAACCGGTACTGCTCAAGCGTGGACTTTCTGCCACGATCGATGAATGGCTCATGGCCGCAGAATATCTCCTGGCCGGAGGCAATGAACGCGTGATTCTCTGCGAGCGGGGTCTGCGTCACTATGATCCCCATACCCGCAATTTACTCGATTTGGGTGCCGTTCTGGCCGTGCGCAAACTCAGTCATTTGCCGATTGTGGTTGATCCCAGCCACTCATTGGGCCACAAAAGCATGGTGGTTCCTGCCTCGCGTGCAGCAGTCGCAATCGGGGCGCATGGTTTGCTGGTCGATGTGCATGATCGGCCCCAAGAAGCCCTCTGTGATGGCCCACAGGCCATTTCTCCCGAGATGTTCAGCGCCATGGTCAAAACCTTGCGTCAGATTGAGGCGGTTTTACAGACACCTGAAGGGTAA
- a CDS encoding CusA/CzcA family heavy metal efflux RND transporter: protein MLTRLIRFSIEQRWLVMIFTLAVLILGIFSFQHLPIDAVPDITNVQVQINTSAPGYSPLESEQRITFPIETLMAGIPHLKQTRSLSKYGLSQVTVVFEDGTDIYFARQQVGEKLQTAANRLPPGISPEMGPISTGLGEIFMWTVEAEPNARKEDGSAYTPMDLRTLQDWLIRPQLRSVKGVTDVNSMGGFQKQFHVTPFPEKLLANGLSLHDLVMALERNNANVGAGYIERNGEQYLIRVPGQAQTETDIGNIIVDYHAGFPIRIRQLADVSLGKELRTGAATRGGHETVLGTAVMLLGSNSREVAEAVGQKLEEVNKSLPAGVHATAVYDRTELVDKAIHTVEKNLSEGALLVVVILFLFLGNIRAALITAMIIPVAMCFTLSGMVAGKLSANLMSLGALDFGIIVDGAVVIVENSIRRLAIFQHAQNRAPEAAERREVVFEASREASKEILFGQLIIMIVYLPILTLTGVEGKMFIPMALTVVMALLGAMVLSFTFVPAAVALFVSGKVSEKENFLLQVIKRGYVPSLKLALRHRGLVVSATLLLLGFCTWLAIGLGKEFVPSLNEGDVVVQPVRIPGTSLSQSVEMQHSLDAALEKLPEVKLVFSRIGTAEIASDPMSPNEVDTFVMLKEKNQWPNPNLSKEDVIAKMEAVLKEQPGSIYEFTQPIEMRFNELIAGVRADVAVKVFGDDREILLSQGEQIAKIIEKVPGAADVKLEQIDGLPMMTVALKRNQLSRYGLNVADVQELIEIAIGGKAVGEIFEGDRRFSLVVRLPENLRNDLDRIRRLPVPIHASSQTHPSFIPLSAVAEFKLAPGPNQISREQGKRRIVITANVRGRDMGSFVEEAESQIQAKVKLPSGYWMAWGGQFQQMISAAQRLQLVVPIALFLILGLLFMSFGNLKDALLVFSGVPLALTGGVLALWIRQIPLSISAGVGFIALSGVAVLNGLVLVSFIKHLQADGKDLHTAVTEGALVRLRPVLMTALVASLGFVPMALAHGTGAEVQKPLATVVIGGILSSTLLTLVVLPVLYLIFNRPQRKEAQS from the coding sequence ATGTTGACACGTTTGATACGCTTTTCAATTGAACAGCGCTGGCTGGTCATGATCTTTACCCTGGCTGTGCTGATTCTGGGTATTTTCAGTTTTCAACACTTGCCCATCGATGCCGTACCCGATATTACCAATGTACAGGTTCAGATCAATACTTCTGCCCCTGGCTATTCCCCCTTGGAGTCTGAACAGAGAATTACCTTTCCGATCGAAACCTTGATGGCAGGCATTCCCCATCTCAAACAGACCCGCTCCCTGTCTAAATATGGCCTGTCTCAGGTCACGGTTGTCTTTGAAGATGGCACAGATATTTACTTTGCGCGCCAACAGGTCGGAGAAAAGCTGCAAACAGCAGCCAACCGTCTACCTCCAGGCATTTCGCCTGAAATGGGGCCAATCTCCACCGGCTTGGGCGAAATCTTTATGTGGACGGTAGAAGCCGAACCCAATGCCCGCAAAGAAGATGGCAGCGCCTATACGCCCATGGATCTGCGCACGCTGCAGGACTGGCTGATTCGCCCCCAATTGCGCAGTGTCAAAGGGGTCACCGATGTCAATTCCATGGGGGGCTTCCAGAAACAGTTTCACGTCACCCCTTTTCCTGAAAAACTGCTGGCCAATGGACTCTCTCTGCATGACCTTGTCATGGCCCTGGAACGCAACAATGCCAATGTCGGCGCCGGTTATATCGAACGCAATGGTGAACAATATCTGATTCGCGTACCGGGCCAGGCCCAAACCGAAACGGATATCGGCAATATTATTGTCGATTACCATGCGGGGTTCCCAATTCGTATCCGGCAATTGGCAGATGTCAGCCTGGGCAAGGAATTGCGAACAGGGGCAGCCACCCGAGGAGGCCACGAAACCGTTTTGGGAACAGCCGTCATGCTGCTGGGATCCAATAGCCGTGAAGTCGCAGAAGCTGTCGGCCAAAAACTCGAAGAGGTCAATAAAAGCCTCCCCGCTGGTGTACATGCGACCGCCGTCTATGACCGCACCGAACTGGTCGACAAAGCCATTCATACCGTTGAGAAAAATCTCAGCGAAGGGGCCTTACTGGTAGTTGTGATCCTCTTTCTCTTTCTCGGCAATATTCGGGCGGCGCTGATCACCGCCATGATTATTCCGGTAGCAATGTGCTTTACCCTCAGTGGCATGGTGGCAGGCAAACTCTCCGCCAATCTGATGAGCCTGGGCGCGCTGGATTTCGGGATTATTGTAGATGGCGCAGTGGTGATTGTCGAAAACAGCATTCGCCGCCTCGCGATTTTTCAACACGCCCAAAATCGCGCACCCGAAGCCGCCGAGCGCCGCGAAGTGGTCTTTGAGGCCTCACGAGAGGCCAGCAAAGAAATTCTTTTTGGCCAATTGATCATCATGATCGTCTACCTGCCAATTCTGACCCTCACGGGTGTAGAAGGCAAAATGTTTATCCCCATGGCCCTGACCGTAGTCATGGCCCTGCTGGGCGCGATGGTTCTCAGTTTTACCTTTGTACCAGCTGCTGTCGCTCTCTTCGTCAGTGGCAAGGTTTCTGAAAAAGAAAATTTCCTCTTGCAGGTGATTAAACGGGGCTATGTGCCCAGCTTAAAACTGGCCCTCAGACACAGGGGATTGGTGGTCAGTGCCACCCTGCTTCTGCTGGGTTTTTGCACCTGGCTGGCAATCGGCCTGGGCAAAGAGTTTGTTCCCAGCCTGAATGAAGGAGATGTGGTCGTACAACCGGTACGCATTCCAGGCACCAGCCTGAGTCAATCGGTCGAAATGCAACACAGCCTCGATGCAGCCCTTGAAAAATTGCCCGAAGTCAAACTGGTCTTTTCACGCATTGGGACGGCTGAAATAGCCTCAGACCCCATGTCCCCCAATGAGGTCGATACCTTTGTCATGCTCAAGGAAAAGAACCAATGGCCCAATCCCAACCTCAGCAAAGAGGACGTGATCGCCAAAATGGAGGCCGTGCTCAAAGAGCAACCAGGCAGTATCTATGAGTTTACCCAACCGATTGAAATGCGTTTCAACGAACTGATTGCCGGGGTGCGTGCCGATGTGGCTGTTAAAGTCTTTGGCGATGACCGCGAAATTCTACTCAGCCAGGGTGAACAAATCGCGAAAATCATCGAAAAAGTACCCGGTGCAGCAGACGTCAAACTTGAGCAGATTGATGGCCTGCCCATGATGACCGTGGCCCTCAAACGCAATCAGCTCAGCCGCTACGGCTTGAACGTCGCCGATGTGCAGGAGCTGATCGAAATCGCGATTGGCGGCAAAGCAGTGGGTGAAATCTTTGAAGGAGACCGGCGCTTCAGCTTGGTGGTACGCTTGCCAGAAAACCTGCGCAACGATTTAGATCGCATCAGACGCCTGCCCGTGCCGATTCATGCCAGCAGTCAGACCCACCCCAGTTTTATTCCCCTTTCAGCCGTGGCTGAATTTAAATTGGCCCCCGGCCCCAACCAGATCAGCCGCGAACAGGGCAAACGCCGAATTGTGATCACCGCCAATGTACGGGGACGCGATATGGGCTCTTTTGTGGAAGAAGCCGAAAGCCAAATTCAAGCCAAGGTCAAGCTGCCCAGCGGCTATTGGATGGCTTGGGGAGGGCAATTCCAACAGATGATCTCTGCCGCCCAACGCCTGCAATTGGTCGTGCCGATCGCTCTCTTCCTGATTCTGGGGCTGCTGTTTATGAGTTTTGGCAACCTCAAAGATGCATTGCTGGTATTCAGTGGGGTACCGCTGGCCCTGACGGGTGGTGTGCTCGCGCTTTGGATCCGCCAGATTCCGCTCTCAATTTCTGCGGGGGTGGGTTTTATTGCGCTCTCTGGGGTCGCGGTTCTAAATGGGCTGGTCTTGGTTTCGTTTATCAAGCACCTACAAGCCGATGGCAAAGATCTGCACACGGCAGTGACCGAAGGCGCTTTGGTGCGCCTGCGCCCCGTGCTCATGACAGCCCTGGTCGCCTCTTTGGGTTTCGTACCCATGGCCCTGGCCCATGGAACCGGTGCAGAGGTACAAAAACCCTTGGCCACAGTCGTCATCGGGGGAATTCTCTCCTCGACCCTGCTGACTTTGGTGGTTTTGCCAGTGCTCTATCTGATCTTCAATCGCCCGCAACGCAAGGAGGCCCAATCATGA